A stretch of Vigna angularis cultivar LongXiaoDou No.4 chromosome 4, ASM1680809v1, whole genome shotgun sequence DNA encodes these proteins:
- the LOC108329885 gene encoding uncharacterized protein LOC108329885 isoform X1 → MRGSVYFYAGVTNIESRRKRKTKGGWFEKEGTPCRCLLTFSIEEAMVEEFSKSVEEGLRLSKRIYFGKDRAVSPPKPPPTMSKSNTSYLPTAPMLYAVIHNPAIVDNPDVPSYQPYVHGKCDPPALIPLHMTAVHLQAQCYLDAAAFLTLSATFRLHCVSGSRFCDCIVAVPVPHQGSILGVEVSVHRKSYSTLLVDMKDKNGKENMIQCQDGGFIGPNLFTLHIPQIDGGSKLSVKFSWYEKILYSNDEFFLNVPFTFPDFVNPVGKMSKKEKIEITVNGIAGSELLYHKASHPMKTVRNNAGSTGFLYEADVLSWSKTDFSFSYVVPDSSSHISGGVLLESAPVDDFDQRDMFCMYLHPGNLQSKKIFRKDIVFVIDVSGSMRGKLIDETKNALSVALSKLDPDDSFSIIAFNGDIYQFSKSMELASKDAVERAIEWININFVAGGDTNILHPLNTAIEMLSDAQSSVPIIFLVTDGTVEHERQICDVIKNHVTNGESMTPRIYTFGIGPFCNNYFLRMLATISRGQHLAALDADLIESQMLQFFHKASSIVLANITADIFNGLNDVEVFPFHIPDLSSDGPLIFSGRYNGSFPKDLEIKGVLADFSNFVIDMKIEEAKEIPVQRICARDQIEYLTAQAWLSNDEKLEQRVAKLSLQTGFISEYTLMANLENDLRKNVKESDRKKEVSKKSHHKKTGAKEQGNRMFLLPHLGIGFGNLAATAENIQPGRHEPKGPDAAEIFVKRATNCCSSFCNSCCCMSCIHACTRINTQCANAITQLCVGLGCLSCLECCADICCSGNES, encoded by the exons ATGAGAGGGAGCGTCTATTTTTATGCGGGCGTCACAAATATTGAAAGTCGTAGGAAACGGAAAACGAAAGGAGGTTGGTTTGAGAAGGAAGGAACTCCATGTCGATGTCTCCTTACCTTCTCTATTGAAGAAGCCATGGTAGAGGAATTCTCCAAATCGGTGGAGGAGGGGCTCCGCCTCTCCAAGAGAATATACTTCGGCAAAGACCGCGCCGTCTCGCCGCCCAAGCCTCCTCCAACCATGTCCAAGTCCAACACCTCCTACCTCCCCACCGCTCCCATGCTCTACGCCGTCATTCACAATCCTGCTATCGTCGACAACCCCGACGTTCCAAGCTATCAGCCTTATGTCCATGGAAAGTGCGACCCGCCCGCGCTCATTCCTCTTCACATGACCGCCGTTCACCTTCAAGCGCAATGCTATCTCGACGCCGCCGCCTTCCTCACCCTCTCCGCCACGTTCCGACTCCACTGCGTCTCCGGCAGCCGCTTCTGCGATTGCATCGTTGCCGTCCCCGTCCCACATCAG GGTTCAATTCTAGGTGTGGAAGTCAGTGTTCATAGGAAGTCTTATTCTACTCTGCTGGTTGATATGAAAGACAAAAATGGTAAGGAGAATATGATCCAATGTCAAGATGGAGGCTTTATCGGGCCTAATTTGTTTACATTGCATATACCTCAG ATAGACGGAGGTTCCAAATTATCTGTTAAATTTAGTTGGTACGAGAAGATACTATACAGCAATGATGAGTTCTTCTTGAATGTGCCGTTTACCTTTCCTGATTTTGTCAACCCTGTTGGGAAAATGTCAAAAAAAGAGAAGATAGAAATAACTGTGAATGGTATAGCTGGAAGTGAGCTTCTGTACCATAAAGCGAGTCATCCCATGAAG ACAGTGAGGAACAATGCTGGGAGTACGGGTTTCTTGTATGAGGCAGATGTTCTCTCGTGGTCAAAAACTGATTTTAGCTTTTCATATGTTGTGCCT GATTCTTCAAGTCATATAAGTGGTGGGGTTCTCTTGGAATCTGCACCTGTGGATGATTTTGATCAAAGAGATATGTTCTGCATGTACCTTCATCCAGGAAATCTTCAGAGTAAGAAG ATATTCAGAAAGGACATCGTATTTGTAATTGACGTCAGTGGAAGCATGCGCGGAAAGCTAATTGATGAAACGAAAAATGCACTATCGGTTGCTCTCTCTAAGCTCGATCCTGACGATTCATTTAGTATTATAGCATTTAATGGAGATATATAccaattttcaaaatcaatggAATTGGCTTCAAAGGATGCTGTTGAAAGGGCCATAGAGTGGATTAACATAAACTTTGTTGCAGGGGGTGATACGAATATTTTGCATCCTTTAAACACG GCAATAGAGATGCTATCTGATGCTCAAAGTTCAGTTCCAATTATTTTCCTAGTTACAGATGGAACTGTTGAACATGAGAGACAAATTTGTGATGTGATAAAGAATCATGTGACCAATGGAGAGTCAATGACCCCACGAATTTATACTTTTGGCATAG GTCCATTCTGCAATAATTATTTCTTGCGGATGCTTGCTACGATAAGTCGGGGCCAACATCTTGCAGCATTGGATGCAG ATTTGATCGAGTCTCAAATGCTGCAATTCTTCCACAAAGCTTCATCTATTGTTCTTGCAAATATCACAGCAGACATATTCAATGGTCTGAATGATGTTGAG GTGTTCCCCTTCCATATTCCAGATCTTTCCTCAGATGGTCCATTGATTTTTTCTGGAAGATACAATGGCAGTTTTCCCAAAGATCTTGAAATTAAAGGGGTCTTGGCTGATTTCAGTAATTTTGTAATAGATATGAAGATTGAAGAGGCTAAGGAGATACCTGTACAAAGG ATTTGTGCAAGGGACCAAATAGAGTATCTTACTGCTCAAGCTTGGCTCTCAAACGATGAAAAATTAGAACAGCGG GTTGCAAAACTAAGCTTACAAACGGGCTTTATATCGGAGTACACGCTTATGGCAAATCTTGAGAATGATCTTCGAAAGAATGTCAAGGAATCAGATAGAAAGAAAGAA GTGTCAAAAAAGAGCCATCATAAGAAGACTGGTGCAAAAGAACAAGGGAACCGAATGTTTTTGCTCCCTCACTTAGGTATAGGATTTGGCAACTTGGCTGCAACTGCTGAAAACATTCAGCCGGGACGTCATGAACCAAAAGGGCCTGATGCGGCTGAAATCTTTGTTAAGCGGGCCACGAATTGTTGTAGCTCCTTCTGCAATTCCTGCTGTTGCATGTCCTGCATTCATGCGTGTACCCGGATAAACACCCAATGCGCAAATGCAATTACTCAACTCTGCGTTGGTTTGGGATGCCTCAGCTGCCTTGAATGTTGTGCAGATATATGCTGTTCTGGAAATGAAAGCTGA
- the LOC108329885 gene encoding uncharacterized protein LOC108329885 isoform X4 codes for MRGSVYFYAGVTNIESRRKRKTKGGWFEKEGTPCRCLLTFSIEEAMVEEFSKSVEEGLRLSKRIYFGKDRAVSPPKPPPTMSKSNTSYLPTAPMLYAVIHNPAIVDNPDVPSYQPYVHGKCDPPALIPLHMTAVHLQAQCYLDAAAFLTLSATFRLHCVSGSRFCDCIVAVPVPHQGSILGVEVSVHRKSYSTLLVDMKDKNGKENMIQCQDGGFIGPNLFTLHIPQIDGGSKLSVKFSWYEKILYSNDEFFLNVPFTFPDFVNPVGKMSKKEKIEITVNGIAGSELLYHKASHPMKTVRNNAGSTGFLYEADVLSWSKTDFSFSYVVPDSSSHISGGVLLESAPVDDFDQRDMFCMYLHPGNLQSKKAIEMLSDAQSSVPIIFLVTDGTVEHERQICDVIKNHVTNGESMTPRIYTFGIGPFCNNYFLRMLATISRGQHLAALDADLIESQMLQFFHKASSIVLANITADIFNGLNDVEVFPFHIPDLSSDGPLIFSGRYNGSFPKDLEIKGVLADFSNFVIDMKIEEAKEIPVQRICARDQIEYLTAQAWLSNDEKLEQRVAKLSLQTGFISEYTLMANLENDLRKNVKESDRKKEVSKKSHHKKTGAKEQGNRMFLLPHLGIGFGNLAATAENIQPGRHEPKGPDAAEIFVKRATNCCSSFCNSCCCMSCIHACTRINTQCANAITQLCVGLGCLSCLECCADICCSGNES; via the exons ATGAGAGGGAGCGTCTATTTTTATGCGGGCGTCACAAATATTGAAAGTCGTAGGAAACGGAAAACGAAAGGAGGTTGGTTTGAGAAGGAAGGAACTCCATGTCGATGTCTCCTTACCTTCTCTATTGAAGAAGCCATGGTAGAGGAATTCTCCAAATCGGTGGAGGAGGGGCTCCGCCTCTCCAAGAGAATATACTTCGGCAAAGACCGCGCCGTCTCGCCGCCCAAGCCTCCTCCAACCATGTCCAAGTCCAACACCTCCTACCTCCCCACCGCTCCCATGCTCTACGCCGTCATTCACAATCCTGCTATCGTCGACAACCCCGACGTTCCAAGCTATCAGCCTTATGTCCATGGAAAGTGCGACCCGCCCGCGCTCATTCCTCTTCACATGACCGCCGTTCACCTTCAAGCGCAATGCTATCTCGACGCCGCCGCCTTCCTCACCCTCTCCGCCACGTTCCGACTCCACTGCGTCTCCGGCAGCCGCTTCTGCGATTGCATCGTTGCCGTCCCCGTCCCACATCAG GGTTCAATTCTAGGTGTGGAAGTCAGTGTTCATAGGAAGTCTTATTCTACTCTGCTGGTTGATATGAAAGACAAAAATGGTAAGGAGAATATGATCCAATGTCAAGATGGAGGCTTTATCGGGCCTAATTTGTTTACATTGCATATACCTCAG ATAGACGGAGGTTCCAAATTATCTGTTAAATTTAGTTGGTACGAGAAGATACTATACAGCAATGATGAGTTCTTCTTGAATGTGCCGTTTACCTTTCCTGATTTTGTCAACCCTGTTGGGAAAATGTCAAAAAAAGAGAAGATAGAAATAACTGTGAATGGTATAGCTGGAAGTGAGCTTCTGTACCATAAAGCGAGTCATCCCATGAAG ACAGTGAGGAACAATGCTGGGAGTACGGGTTTCTTGTATGAGGCAGATGTTCTCTCGTGGTCAAAAACTGATTTTAGCTTTTCATATGTTGTGCCT GATTCTTCAAGTCATATAAGTGGTGGGGTTCTCTTGGAATCTGCACCTGTGGATGATTTTGATCAAAGAGATATGTTCTGCATGTACCTTCATCCAGGAAATCTTCAGAGTAAGAAG GCAATAGAGATGCTATCTGATGCTCAAAGTTCAGTTCCAATTATTTTCCTAGTTACAGATGGAACTGTTGAACATGAGAGACAAATTTGTGATGTGATAAAGAATCATGTGACCAATGGAGAGTCAATGACCCCACGAATTTATACTTTTGGCATAG GTCCATTCTGCAATAATTATTTCTTGCGGATGCTTGCTACGATAAGTCGGGGCCAACATCTTGCAGCATTGGATGCAG ATTTGATCGAGTCTCAAATGCTGCAATTCTTCCACAAAGCTTCATCTATTGTTCTTGCAAATATCACAGCAGACATATTCAATGGTCTGAATGATGTTGAG GTGTTCCCCTTCCATATTCCAGATCTTTCCTCAGATGGTCCATTGATTTTTTCTGGAAGATACAATGGCAGTTTTCCCAAAGATCTTGAAATTAAAGGGGTCTTGGCTGATTTCAGTAATTTTGTAATAGATATGAAGATTGAAGAGGCTAAGGAGATACCTGTACAAAGG ATTTGTGCAAGGGACCAAATAGAGTATCTTACTGCTCAAGCTTGGCTCTCAAACGATGAAAAATTAGAACAGCGG GTTGCAAAACTAAGCTTACAAACGGGCTTTATATCGGAGTACACGCTTATGGCAAATCTTGAGAATGATCTTCGAAAGAATGTCAAGGAATCAGATAGAAAGAAAGAA GTGTCAAAAAAGAGCCATCATAAGAAGACTGGTGCAAAAGAACAAGGGAACCGAATGTTTTTGCTCCCTCACTTAGGTATAGGATTTGGCAACTTGGCTGCAACTGCTGAAAACATTCAGCCGGGACGTCATGAACCAAAAGGGCCTGATGCGGCTGAAATCTTTGTTAAGCGGGCCACGAATTGTTGTAGCTCCTTCTGCAATTCCTGCTGTTGCATGTCCTGCATTCATGCGTGTACCCGGATAAACACCCAATGCGCAAATGCAATTACTCAACTCTGCGTTGGTTTGGGATGCCTCAGCTGCCTTGAATGTTGTGCAGATATATGCTGTTCTGGAAATGAAAGCTGA
- the LOC108329885 gene encoding uncharacterized protein LOC108329885 isoform X2: MRGSVYFYAGVTNIESRRKRKTKGGWFEKEGTPCRCLLTFSIEEAMVEEFSKSVEEGLRLSKRIYFGKDRAVSPPKPPPTMSKSNTSYLPTAPMLYAVIHNPAIVDNPDVPSYQPYVHGKCDPPALIPLHMTAVHLQAQCYLDAAAFLTLSATFRLHCVSGSRFCDCIVAVPVPHQGSILGVEVSVHRKSYSTLLVDMKDKNGKENMIQCQDGGFIGPNLFTLHIPQIDGGSKLSVKFSWYEKILYSNDEFFLNVPFTFPDFVNPVGKMSKKEKIEITVNGIAGSELLYHKASHPMKTVRNNAGSTGFLYEADVLSWSKTDFSFSYVVPDSSSHISGGVLLESAPVDDFDQRDMFCMYLHPGNLQSKKIFRKDIVFVIDVSGSMRGKLIDETKNALSVALSKLDPDDSFSIIAFNGDIYQFSKSMELASKDAVERAIEWININFVAGGDTNILHPLNTAIEMLSDAQSSVPIIFLVTDGTVEHERQICDVIKNHVTNGESMTPRIYTFGIGPFCNNYFLRMLATISRGQHLAALDADLIESQMLQFFHKASSIVLANITADIFNGLNDVEVFPFHIPDLSSDGPLIFSGRYNGSFPKDLEIKGVLADFSNFVIDMKIEEAKEIPVQRVAKLSLQTGFISEYTLMANLENDLRKNVKESDRKKEVSKKSHHKKTGAKEQGNRMFLLPHLGIGFGNLAATAENIQPGRHEPKGPDAAEIFVKRATNCCSSFCNSCCCMSCIHACTRINTQCANAITQLCVGLGCLSCLECCADICCSGNES, from the exons ATGAGAGGGAGCGTCTATTTTTATGCGGGCGTCACAAATATTGAAAGTCGTAGGAAACGGAAAACGAAAGGAGGTTGGTTTGAGAAGGAAGGAACTCCATGTCGATGTCTCCTTACCTTCTCTATTGAAGAAGCCATGGTAGAGGAATTCTCCAAATCGGTGGAGGAGGGGCTCCGCCTCTCCAAGAGAATATACTTCGGCAAAGACCGCGCCGTCTCGCCGCCCAAGCCTCCTCCAACCATGTCCAAGTCCAACACCTCCTACCTCCCCACCGCTCCCATGCTCTACGCCGTCATTCACAATCCTGCTATCGTCGACAACCCCGACGTTCCAAGCTATCAGCCTTATGTCCATGGAAAGTGCGACCCGCCCGCGCTCATTCCTCTTCACATGACCGCCGTTCACCTTCAAGCGCAATGCTATCTCGACGCCGCCGCCTTCCTCACCCTCTCCGCCACGTTCCGACTCCACTGCGTCTCCGGCAGCCGCTTCTGCGATTGCATCGTTGCCGTCCCCGTCCCACATCAG GGTTCAATTCTAGGTGTGGAAGTCAGTGTTCATAGGAAGTCTTATTCTACTCTGCTGGTTGATATGAAAGACAAAAATGGTAAGGAGAATATGATCCAATGTCAAGATGGAGGCTTTATCGGGCCTAATTTGTTTACATTGCATATACCTCAG ATAGACGGAGGTTCCAAATTATCTGTTAAATTTAGTTGGTACGAGAAGATACTATACAGCAATGATGAGTTCTTCTTGAATGTGCCGTTTACCTTTCCTGATTTTGTCAACCCTGTTGGGAAAATGTCAAAAAAAGAGAAGATAGAAATAACTGTGAATGGTATAGCTGGAAGTGAGCTTCTGTACCATAAAGCGAGTCATCCCATGAAG ACAGTGAGGAACAATGCTGGGAGTACGGGTTTCTTGTATGAGGCAGATGTTCTCTCGTGGTCAAAAACTGATTTTAGCTTTTCATATGTTGTGCCT GATTCTTCAAGTCATATAAGTGGTGGGGTTCTCTTGGAATCTGCACCTGTGGATGATTTTGATCAAAGAGATATGTTCTGCATGTACCTTCATCCAGGAAATCTTCAGAGTAAGAAG ATATTCAGAAAGGACATCGTATTTGTAATTGACGTCAGTGGAAGCATGCGCGGAAAGCTAATTGATGAAACGAAAAATGCACTATCGGTTGCTCTCTCTAAGCTCGATCCTGACGATTCATTTAGTATTATAGCATTTAATGGAGATATATAccaattttcaaaatcaatggAATTGGCTTCAAAGGATGCTGTTGAAAGGGCCATAGAGTGGATTAACATAAACTTTGTTGCAGGGGGTGATACGAATATTTTGCATCCTTTAAACACG GCAATAGAGATGCTATCTGATGCTCAAAGTTCAGTTCCAATTATTTTCCTAGTTACAGATGGAACTGTTGAACATGAGAGACAAATTTGTGATGTGATAAAGAATCATGTGACCAATGGAGAGTCAATGACCCCACGAATTTATACTTTTGGCATAG GTCCATTCTGCAATAATTATTTCTTGCGGATGCTTGCTACGATAAGTCGGGGCCAACATCTTGCAGCATTGGATGCAG ATTTGATCGAGTCTCAAATGCTGCAATTCTTCCACAAAGCTTCATCTATTGTTCTTGCAAATATCACAGCAGACATATTCAATGGTCTGAATGATGTTGAG GTGTTCCCCTTCCATATTCCAGATCTTTCCTCAGATGGTCCATTGATTTTTTCTGGAAGATACAATGGCAGTTTTCCCAAAGATCTTGAAATTAAAGGGGTCTTGGCTGATTTCAGTAATTTTGTAATAGATATGAAGATTGAAGAGGCTAAGGAGATACCTGTACAAAGG GTTGCAAAACTAAGCTTACAAACGGGCTTTATATCGGAGTACACGCTTATGGCAAATCTTGAGAATGATCTTCGAAAGAATGTCAAGGAATCAGATAGAAAGAAAGAA GTGTCAAAAAAGAGCCATCATAAGAAGACTGGTGCAAAAGAACAAGGGAACCGAATGTTTTTGCTCCCTCACTTAGGTATAGGATTTGGCAACTTGGCTGCAACTGCTGAAAACATTCAGCCGGGACGTCATGAACCAAAAGGGCCTGATGCGGCTGAAATCTTTGTTAAGCGGGCCACGAATTGTTGTAGCTCCTTCTGCAATTCCTGCTGTTGCATGTCCTGCATTCATGCGTGTACCCGGATAAACACCCAATGCGCAAATGCAATTACTCAACTCTGCGTTGGTTTGGGATGCCTCAGCTGCCTTGAATGTTGTGCAGATATATGCTGTTCTGGAAATGAAAGCTGA
- the LOC108329885 gene encoding uncharacterized protein LOC108329885 isoform X3 has protein sequence MRGSVYFYAGVTNIESRRKRKTKGGWFEKEGTPCRCLLTFSIEEAMVEEFSKSVEEGLRLSKRIYFGKDRAVSPPKPPPTMSKSNTSYLPTAPMLYAVIHNPAIVDNPDVPSYQPYVHGKCDPPALIPLHMTAVHLQAQCYLDAAAFLTLSATFRLHCVSGSRFCDCIVAVPVPHQGSILGVEVSVHRKSYSTLLVDMKDKNGKENMIQCQDGGFIGPNLFTLHIPQIDGGSKLSVKFSWYEKILYSNDEFFLNVPFTFPDFVNPVGKMSKKEKIEITVNGIAGSELLYHKASHPMKTVRNNAGSTGFLYEADVLSWSKTDFSFSYVVPDSSSHISGGVLLESAPVDDFDQRDMFCMYLHPGNLQSKKIFRKDIVFVIDVSGSMRGKLIDETKNALSVALSKLDPDDSFSIIAFNGDIYQFSKSMELASKDAVERAIEWININFVAGGDTNILHPLNTAIEMLSDAQSSVPIIFLVTDGTVEHERQICDVIKNHVTNGESMTPRIYTFGIGPFCNNYFLRMLATISRGQHLAALDADLIESQMLQFFHKASSIVLANITADIFNGLNDVEICARDQIEYLTAQAWLSNDEKLEQRVAKLSLQTGFISEYTLMANLENDLRKNVKESDRKKEVSKKSHHKKTGAKEQGNRMFLLPHLGIGFGNLAATAENIQPGRHEPKGPDAAEIFVKRATNCCSSFCNSCCCMSCIHACTRINTQCANAITQLCVGLGCLSCLECCADICCSGNES, from the exons ATGAGAGGGAGCGTCTATTTTTATGCGGGCGTCACAAATATTGAAAGTCGTAGGAAACGGAAAACGAAAGGAGGTTGGTTTGAGAAGGAAGGAACTCCATGTCGATGTCTCCTTACCTTCTCTATTGAAGAAGCCATGGTAGAGGAATTCTCCAAATCGGTGGAGGAGGGGCTCCGCCTCTCCAAGAGAATATACTTCGGCAAAGACCGCGCCGTCTCGCCGCCCAAGCCTCCTCCAACCATGTCCAAGTCCAACACCTCCTACCTCCCCACCGCTCCCATGCTCTACGCCGTCATTCACAATCCTGCTATCGTCGACAACCCCGACGTTCCAAGCTATCAGCCTTATGTCCATGGAAAGTGCGACCCGCCCGCGCTCATTCCTCTTCACATGACCGCCGTTCACCTTCAAGCGCAATGCTATCTCGACGCCGCCGCCTTCCTCACCCTCTCCGCCACGTTCCGACTCCACTGCGTCTCCGGCAGCCGCTTCTGCGATTGCATCGTTGCCGTCCCCGTCCCACATCAG GGTTCAATTCTAGGTGTGGAAGTCAGTGTTCATAGGAAGTCTTATTCTACTCTGCTGGTTGATATGAAAGACAAAAATGGTAAGGAGAATATGATCCAATGTCAAGATGGAGGCTTTATCGGGCCTAATTTGTTTACATTGCATATACCTCAG ATAGACGGAGGTTCCAAATTATCTGTTAAATTTAGTTGGTACGAGAAGATACTATACAGCAATGATGAGTTCTTCTTGAATGTGCCGTTTACCTTTCCTGATTTTGTCAACCCTGTTGGGAAAATGTCAAAAAAAGAGAAGATAGAAATAACTGTGAATGGTATAGCTGGAAGTGAGCTTCTGTACCATAAAGCGAGTCATCCCATGAAG ACAGTGAGGAACAATGCTGGGAGTACGGGTTTCTTGTATGAGGCAGATGTTCTCTCGTGGTCAAAAACTGATTTTAGCTTTTCATATGTTGTGCCT GATTCTTCAAGTCATATAAGTGGTGGGGTTCTCTTGGAATCTGCACCTGTGGATGATTTTGATCAAAGAGATATGTTCTGCATGTACCTTCATCCAGGAAATCTTCAGAGTAAGAAG ATATTCAGAAAGGACATCGTATTTGTAATTGACGTCAGTGGAAGCATGCGCGGAAAGCTAATTGATGAAACGAAAAATGCACTATCGGTTGCTCTCTCTAAGCTCGATCCTGACGATTCATTTAGTATTATAGCATTTAATGGAGATATATAccaattttcaaaatcaatggAATTGGCTTCAAAGGATGCTGTTGAAAGGGCCATAGAGTGGATTAACATAAACTTTGTTGCAGGGGGTGATACGAATATTTTGCATCCTTTAAACACG GCAATAGAGATGCTATCTGATGCTCAAAGTTCAGTTCCAATTATTTTCCTAGTTACAGATGGAACTGTTGAACATGAGAGACAAATTTGTGATGTGATAAAGAATCATGTGACCAATGGAGAGTCAATGACCCCACGAATTTATACTTTTGGCATAG GTCCATTCTGCAATAATTATTTCTTGCGGATGCTTGCTACGATAAGTCGGGGCCAACATCTTGCAGCATTGGATGCAG ATTTGATCGAGTCTCAAATGCTGCAATTCTTCCACAAAGCTTCATCTATTGTTCTTGCAAATATCACAGCAGACATATTCAATGGTCTGAATGATGTTGAG ATTTGTGCAAGGGACCAAATAGAGTATCTTACTGCTCAAGCTTGGCTCTCAAACGATGAAAAATTAGAACAGCGG GTTGCAAAACTAAGCTTACAAACGGGCTTTATATCGGAGTACACGCTTATGGCAAATCTTGAGAATGATCTTCGAAAGAATGTCAAGGAATCAGATAGAAAGAAAGAA GTGTCAAAAAAGAGCCATCATAAGAAGACTGGTGCAAAAGAACAAGGGAACCGAATGTTTTTGCTCCCTCACTTAGGTATAGGATTTGGCAACTTGGCTGCAACTGCTGAAAACATTCAGCCGGGACGTCATGAACCAAAAGGGCCTGATGCGGCTGAAATCTTTGTTAAGCGGGCCACGAATTGTTGTAGCTCCTTCTGCAATTCCTGCTGTTGCATGTCCTGCATTCATGCGTGTACCCGGATAAACACCCAATGCGCAAATGCAATTACTCAACTCTGCGTTGGTTTGGGATGCCTCAGCTGCCTTGAATGTTGTGCAGATATATGCTGTTCTGGAAATGAAAGCTGA